From the Oryzihumus leptocrescens genome, one window contains:
- a CDS encoding cold-shock protein, with amino-acid sequence MAQGTVKWFNAEKGFGFIAQDGGGPDVFVHYSAIQTNGYRSLDEAQRVEFEVTQGPKGPQADAVRPL; translated from the coding sequence ATGGCACAGGGCACCGTCAAGTGGTTCAACGCTGAGAAGGGCTTCGGCTTCATCGCCCAGGATGGTGGCGGCCCGGACGTCTTCGTCCACTACTCCGCCATCCAGACCAACGGCTACCGCTCCCTCGACGAGGCGCAGCGCGTCGAGTTCGAGGTCACCCAGGGCCCGAAGGGCCCGCAGGCCGACGCCGTTCGCCCTCTCTGA
- a CDS encoding class I SAM-dependent methyltransferase — MQAQAREGYRGTGPGDITPDGCAVQLYARLPVGNEPDVIAAAVPSQARLLELGSGAGRMTHALLERGFEVTAVDESPAMLERIHGARTVASSIETLDLADRFDVVLLASFLVHAGDPRVRQGLLETCRRHVVDDGCVLVQREGADWHDQVPRETRHGDGVVRVLSSHDVGDGVRSVEVEYVFPDARWTHTFRSRPLSTEAFEQALQDAGLVVDRYLTPDHTWVQARPAVPEEDT, encoded by the coding sequence GTGCAGGCACAGGCCCGTGAGGGCTACCGCGGGACCGGACCCGGGGACATCACGCCGGACGGCTGCGCCGTCCAGCTGTACGCCAGGCTGCCTGTCGGGAACGAGCCGGACGTCATCGCCGCGGCAGTCCCTTCGCAGGCCCGGCTGCTGGAGCTGGGCTCGGGGGCAGGCCGGATGACCCACGCGCTGCTCGAGCGCGGCTTCGAGGTCACGGCGGTCGACGAGTCCCCCGCGATGCTGGAACGCATCCACGGTGCCCGCACCGTCGCCAGCTCCATCGAGACGCTCGACCTGGCCGATCGCTTCGACGTCGTGCTGCTCGCGTCGTTCCTGGTCCATGCCGGCGACCCGCGGGTCCGGCAGGGCCTGCTGGAGACCTGCCGGCGGCACGTCGTGGACGACGGCTGCGTGCTGGTGCAGCGCGAGGGCGCGGACTGGCACGACCAGGTCCCACGCGAGACGCGGCACGGCGACGGCGTGGTCCGGGTTCTGTCGTCCCACGACGTCGGCGACGGCGTGCGGTCGGTGGAGGTCGAGTACGTCTTCCCCGACGCCCGGTGGACCCACACCTTCCGGTCCCGGCCGCTGAGCACCGAGGCGTTCGAGCAGGCGCTGCAGGACGCGGGGCTCGTCGTCGACCGTTACCTCACCCCGGATCACACCTGGGTGCAGGCGCGACCGGCTGTCCCTGAGGAGGACACGTGA
- a CDS encoding cupin domain-containing protein, whose amino-acid sequence MSVSVCRAGGERWSVAGAEFRVLADGSAVEGRWGVVQCSIAAGWTGPPQHIHRQHDESFFILTGTVRFTSGREELLAPPGSLVTAPIGVPHSFANADSRTPASFLCTVTPERYLGYFREVAALLPGPDGQLDPAEVLALMSRYATEPYRPD is encoded by the coding sequence ATGTCGGTCAGCGTCTGTCGCGCAGGGGGCGAACGATGGAGTGTCGCCGGCGCCGAGTTCCGGGTTCTCGCGGACGGCAGCGCAGTCGAGGGACGGTGGGGCGTGGTGCAGTGCTCCATCGCCGCGGGGTGGACCGGCCCGCCGCAGCACATCCACCGCCAGCATGACGAGAGCTTCTTCATCCTGACCGGCACGGTGCGGTTCACCAGCGGCCGCGAGGAGCTTCTGGCCCCGCCCGGGTCCCTGGTCACCGCGCCGATCGGCGTGCCGCACTCGTTCGCCAACGCCGACAGCCGGACCCCGGCCAGCTTCCTGTGCACGGTGACGCCGGAGCGCTACCTCGGGTACTTCCGGGAGGTCGCCGCACTGCTCCCGGGTCCGGACGGTCAGCTCGACCCGGCTGAGGTCCTGGCCCTCATGAGTCGCTACGCCACCGAGCCATACCGTCCCGACTGA
- a CDS encoding STAS domain-containing protein — translation MDGLTISSESRGASTLVRVGGEVDAYTAPMLRERLDAEISAGHTHLVVGLEEVSFMDSSGLSVLVGGLAAARSRNGSLSLAGPDERILRVLTITGLTDVFEIFPSVGAACEAADGVTSQVS, via the coding sequence GTGGACGGGTTGACGATCTCCAGCGAGTCCCGAGGGGCCAGCACCCTGGTCCGTGTCGGCGGCGAGGTCGACGCCTACACCGCCCCGATGCTTCGCGAGCGGCTGGACGCGGAGATCAGCGCCGGGCACACGCACCTCGTGGTGGGCCTGGAGGAGGTGAGCTTCATGGACTCCAGTGGCCTGAGCGTGCTGGTCGGGGGGTTGGCCGCGGCGCGGTCCCGGAACGGCTCGCTGTCCCTGGCCGGCCCCGACGAGCGCATCCTGAGGGTCTTGACCATCACCGGCCTGACCGACGTCTTCGAGATCTTCCCCTCCGTCGGCGCGGCGTGCGAGGCGGCCGATGGCGTGACCAGCCAGGTCTCCTGA
- a CDS encoding long-chain fatty acid--CoA ligase, with amino-acid sequence MKSTMQDTPLLISRILLNGTRMHAEQEAVTWTAEGPRRTSYAEVGRKAAQLAHALRGLGIDGDQRVATFMWNNAEHLISYLAVPSMGAVLHALNIRLFPEQVIYVTNHAENQVVIVDNSLAAPFSKLLPHLATVRHVIVNGPVPDEVRDALAGASDRIEGVHDWDELLSGQPDSFDWPELDETTASSMCYTSGTTGNPKGVVYSHRSNYLHTMQVCMPTSLDIRQGDRLLAVVPMFHANAWGLPYAALMAGASLILPDRFLQAEPLARMIETEKVTGGGAVPTIWNDLLRYLDQHPTDCSSVRSVVVGGSACPPALMRAMQERHGVTVVHAWGMTEMSPLGSTAVAPVGTTGEEHWHYRETQGRVALSLDYRLVGPDGAEQPWDGTSVGEVEVRGPWITGSYYDNGQNSEAERADAESKFDDGWLRTGDVGSLTPDGFLVLTDRAKDVIKSGGEWISSVDLENALMAHPEVVEASVVGVPDEKWGERPLATVVRAPGATVDAAALQEFLAARLAHWQVPERWAFIDEVPKTSVGKFDKKVLRRRYAEGQLSVETLS; translated from the coding sequence ATGAAGAGCACCATGCAGGACACCCCGCTGCTCATCTCCCGCATCCTCCTCAACGGCACGCGCATGCATGCCGAGCAGGAGGCTGTCACCTGGACCGCCGAGGGCCCCAGGCGCACCTCCTACGCCGAGGTGGGCCGCAAGGCAGCCCAGCTGGCCCACGCGTTGCGCGGTCTCGGGATCGACGGCGACCAGCGCGTCGCGACGTTCATGTGGAACAACGCGGAGCACCTGATCAGCTACCTGGCCGTGCCCTCGATGGGTGCCGTCCTGCACGCGCTCAACATCCGGCTCTTCCCCGAGCAGGTCATCTACGTGACCAACCACGCGGAGAACCAGGTCGTCATCGTCGACAACTCCCTCGCCGCGCCGTTCAGCAAGCTGCTGCCGCACCTGGCCACGGTCCGCCACGTCATCGTCAACGGGCCGGTCCCGGACGAGGTCCGCGACGCCCTGGCGGGGGCGAGCGACCGGATCGAGGGCGTGCACGACTGGGACGAGCTGCTCTCCGGCCAGCCGGACAGCTTCGACTGGCCCGAGCTGGACGAGACCACGGCGTCGTCGATGTGCTACACCTCCGGCACCACGGGCAACCCCAAGGGCGTCGTCTACTCCCACCGCTCCAACTACCTGCACACGATGCAGGTCTGCATGCCGACCAGCCTCGACATCCGCCAGGGCGACCGGCTGCTCGCCGTGGTCCCGATGTTCCACGCCAACGCCTGGGGCCTGCCCTACGCCGCGCTCATGGCCGGCGCCTCGCTGATCCTGCCGGACCGGTTCCTCCAGGCCGAGCCGCTGGCGCGGATGATCGAGACGGAGAAGGTCACCGGTGGTGGCGCGGTGCCGACCATCTGGAACGACCTGCTGCGCTACCTGGACCAGCACCCCACGGACTGCTCGTCGGTGCGCTCGGTCGTCGTCGGCGGCTCGGCGTGCCCGCCGGCGCTGATGCGGGCGATGCAGGAGCGGCACGGCGTCACGGTGGTCCACGCCTGGGGGATGACCGAGATGTCTCCGCTGGGCTCGACGGCGGTCGCCCCGGTGGGCACGACGGGAGAGGAGCACTGGCACTACCGGGAGACCCAGGGGCGGGTCGCCCTGTCGCTGGACTACCGCCTCGTCGGGCCGGACGGCGCCGAGCAGCCGTGGGACGGCACCAGCGTCGGCGAGGTCGAGGTGCGCGGACCGTGGATCACCGGCTCCTACTACGACAACGGCCAGAACAGCGAGGCCGAGCGTGCCGACGCCGAGAGCAAGTTCGACGATGGCTGGCTGCGCACCGGCGACGTCGGCTCGCTGACCCCCGACGGGTTCCTGGTCCTGACCGACCGCGCCAAGGACGTCATCAAGTCCGGCGGCGAGTGGATCTCCTCGGTGGACCTCGAGAACGCCCTGATGGCCCACCCCGAGGTGGTCGAGGCCTCCGTGGTCGGGGTGCCAGACGAGAAGTGGGGGGAGCGGCCGCTGGCCACCGTGGTGCGCGCCCCCGGGGCGACCGTCGACGCGGCGGCGCTGCAGGAGTTCCTGGCCGCCAGGCTGGCCCACTGGCAGGTGCCGGAGCGCTGGGCGTTCATCGACGAGGTGCCCAAGACCAGCGTCGGGAAGTTCGACAAGAAGGTCCTGCGCCGGCGGTATGCCGAGGGGCAGCTCAGCGTCGAGACGCTTTCTTGA
- a CDS encoding sensor histidine kinase produces the protein MPLTAAGAQPSEGYRHEAFLWSGKDEFLAGTVPFVQEAVAQGQPVLVALIRPRIEWVRRELGGSPEGVAFVDMAELGRNPARIIPAWRAFIDDNGGGSRALRGIGEPVWAGRRSPEVTECQVHESLLNLAIGPTVPLWLRCPYEADALDGAVIEEAHRSHPQLVERGAEQGSRRYGGMAHIRAAFELPLPEPAAGHVDLEAFGVADLGRLRALVRQRARDVRLDPDRVEDLVLAVHEVSANSIDHGGGGGVLRVWREPDRIVCEVRDHGRIEDALVGRRTPTGEQGRGRGLWLANQLCDLVQIRSLADGTAVRVSCWL, from the coding sequence ATGCCATTGACCGCCGCGGGTGCACAGCCCAGTGAGGGCTACCGGCACGAGGCGTTCCTGTGGTCCGGCAAGGACGAGTTCCTGGCCGGCACCGTGCCCTTCGTCCAGGAGGCCGTCGCCCAGGGCCAGCCCGTCCTCGTGGCGCTCATCCGCCCCCGCATCGAGTGGGTCCGGCGCGAGCTCGGCGGCAGCCCCGAGGGGGTCGCCTTCGTCGACATGGCCGAGCTCGGGCGCAACCCGGCCCGCATCATCCCCGCCTGGCGGGCGTTCATCGACGACAACGGCGGCGGCTCCCGAGCGCTCCGGGGCATCGGCGAGCCGGTCTGGGCCGGGCGGCGTTCCCCCGAGGTCACCGAGTGCCAGGTGCACGAGTCGCTGCTCAACCTCGCCATCGGGCCGACCGTGCCGCTGTGGCTGCGCTGCCCCTACGAGGCCGACGCGCTCGACGGGGCGGTCATCGAGGAGGCGCACCGCAGCCACCCGCAGCTCGTGGAGCGCGGTGCGGAGCAGGGCAGCAGGCGCTACGGCGGAATGGCCCACATCCGGGCGGCGTTCGAGCTGCCCCTGCCCGAGCCGGCCGCCGGGCACGTCGACCTCGAGGCGTTCGGCGTCGCGGACCTCGGCCGGCTGCGTGCACTGGTCCGGCAACGGGCCCGCGACGTCCGCCTGGACCCGGACCGGGTCGAGGACCTCGTCCTCGCGGTCCACGAGGTGAGCGCCAACAGCATCGACCACGGCGGCGGGGGCGGGGTGCTGCGCGTGTGGCGCGAGCCCGACCGCATCGTGTGCGAGGTGCGCGACCACGGGCGCATCGAGGACGCCCTGGTCGGGCGGCGCACCCCGACCGGTGAGCAGGGCCGCGGCCGCGGCCTGTGGCTGGCCAACCAGCTGTGCGACCTGGTCCAGATCCGCTCACTCGCCGACGGCACCGCCGTGCGCGTCTCCTGCTGGCTCTGA
- a CDS encoding penicillin-binding transpeptidase domain-containing protein, producing the protein MNRRILLPSIVGGVLVVGAAAGGFVLLHQREAARDDRAANTAATSFARAWTARKLDDPIATYAGSSPKQVAASFRTTTGPLGAVPVKVTVADVHRTGETGNARLHVSWQVGKGRTWAYDETVGLKKTGQTWGVVADGKTSLWHPKLPAGTALSFEHTWGKRGDILDRNGQPLLTTGTVYDIGLDPSRATAQAATEVEKLTHEAPGSLVTALAKAKAAKSSQVIDVITYRESDFAPIKARLDALPGVVHPTRDQPLAESRTFAQPLLGSYGMVGAERIQASNGRFAVGDRAGLTGIQGAYDSVLGGTPGISIRVGGATGEELYDVPAKDGTSVTMTLDPKVQRAAEAALTGSKAVPSALVAVNVRTGELVAVANSAGQSIDSALRGQYAPGSTLKVATTYALLKGGLTPTTPVNCPPKVTVEGTTMQNYEGEKFGTVPFATDFAKSCNTAFIGLGVSRLGNDDLHRAATELGIGAGWAKNLGVPAFDGDIPPASGATERATTAFGQGKTLVSPAALAVMSGSVARGSYIPPTLVKSPAPEGADHTPKPLDAKATAQLQQLMRLVVTSGTGTKVKDAPGGPVYGKTGTAEFGTKKPFKTRAWFTGWQGDIAFAVLVEEGKSGGDVAAPLARTFLAGLR; encoded by the coding sequence ATGAATCGACGCATCCTCCTCCCCTCGATCGTGGGCGGGGTCCTCGTGGTGGGCGCGGCGGCCGGGGGGTTCGTCCTGCTCCACCAGCGCGAGGCGGCGCGCGACGACCGCGCGGCCAACACCGCCGCGACGTCCTTCGCCCGGGCCTGGACCGCACGCAAGCTCGATGACCCGATCGCGACGTATGCCGGGTCCTCGCCGAAGCAGGTCGCGGCCAGCTTCCGCACGACAACCGGACCCCTGGGCGCCGTGCCGGTCAAGGTCACCGTGGCCGACGTCCACCGCACCGGCGAGACCGGCAACGCCCGGCTGCACGTGTCGTGGCAGGTCGGCAAGGGCCGGACGTGGGCCTATGACGAGACGGTCGGCCTGAAGAAGACCGGCCAGACGTGGGGGGTCGTCGCCGACGGCAAGACGTCGCTGTGGCACCCCAAGCTGCCGGCGGGCACCGCCCTGTCCTTCGAGCACACGTGGGGCAAGCGCGGCGACATCCTGGACCGCAACGGCCAGCCGCTGCTGACCACCGGCACGGTCTACGACATCGGGCTCGACCCCTCCCGGGCGACGGCGCAGGCCGCGACCGAGGTGGAGAAGCTGACCCACGAGGCTCCCGGCTCCCTGGTCACCGCGCTGGCCAAGGCCAAGGCGGCGAAGTCCTCGCAGGTCATCGACGTCATCACCTACCGCGAGAGCGACTTCGCGCCGATCAAGGCGCGACTCGATGCGCTTCCGGGGGTCGTCCACCCGACCCGGGACCAGCCCCTGGCCGAGAGCCGCACGTTCGCCCAACCGCTGCTCGGCTCCTACGGCATGGTCGGCGCCGAACGGATCCAGGCCAGCAACGGCCGGTTCGCCGTCGGCGACCGTGCCGGCCTGACCGGTATCCAGGGGGCGTACGACTCGGTTCTCGGCGGGACGCCGGGCATCTCCATCCGGGTCGGCGGCGCGACCGGCGAGGAGCTCTACGACGTGCCGGCCAAGGACGGCACCTCGGTCACGATGACGCTCGACCCGAAGGTCCAGCGGGCCGCGGAAGCTGCCCTGACCGGCAGCAAGGCCGTCCCCTCGGCGCTGGTCGCGGTCAATGTCAGGACCGGTGAGCTGGTCGCCGTGGCCAACAGCGCCGGCCAGAGCATCGACAGCGCCCTGCGCGGCCAGTACGCGCCCGGCTCGACGCTCAAGGTGGCCACCACCTACGCCCTGCTCAAGGGCGGCCTGACCCCGACGACGCCGGTGAACTGCCCGCCCAAGGTCACGGTCGAGGGCACGACGATGCAGAACTACGAGGGTGAGAAGTTCGGCACCGTTCCGTTCGCGACCGACTTCGCCAAGTCCTGCAACACCGCGTTCATCGGCCTGGGTGTGAGCCGCCTGGGCAACGACGACCTGCACCGGGCTGCCACCGAGCTCGGCATCGGCGCCGGGTGGGCCAAGAACCTCGGCGTCCCGGCGTTCGACGGCGACATCCCGCCGGCGAGCGGGGCCACGGAGCGAGCGACGACCGCCTTCGGGCAGGGCAAGACGCTGGTCTCTCCCGCGGCCCTCGCCGTCATGTCCGGATCCGTCGCCCGCGGGAGCTACATCCCGCCGACCCTGGTGAAGTCCCCCGCGCCCGAGGGCGCTGACCACACCCCCAAGCCGCTCGACGCCAAGGCGACGGCCCAGCTGCAGCAGCTGATGCGTCTGGTGGTGACCTCCGGCACCGGGACCAAGGTCAAGGACGCCCCCGGCGGCCCGGTCTACGGCAAGACGGGCACCGCCGAGTTCGGCACGAAGAAGCCCTTCAAGACCCGCGCCTGGTTCACCGGCTGGCAGGGCGACATCGCCTTCGCGGTGCTCGTCGAGGAGGGCAAGAGCGGCGGCGACGTCGCCGCGCCGCTCGCGAGGACGTTCCTCGCCGGTCTGCGCTGA
- a CDS encoding response regulator — protein MDEALDTGHHDHLDGVRPIRVLIVDDHEVVAASLARVLDEEPDLSTVGLAQTLAQARARVQTSSPDVLILDRRLPDGDGVAAIPELRALRPSMNVVVLTGASSDDVLVRAIEAGAAGFLSKTRSLAEVTTAVRAAAQGEASISPELLARLLPRLTRTGGAQPALTRREEEVLSMLAQGLSNASIAAELDVSVNTVRNHVANLSAKLGAHSKLEAMSIAIQRGLLSGP, from the coding sequence GTGGACGAAGCCCTCGACACCGGGCACCACGACCACCTCGACGGCGTGCGCCCGATTCGCGTGCTGATCGTCGATGACCATGAGGTCGTCGCTGCCAGCCTGGCGCGCGTCCTCGATGAGGAGCCGGATCTCAGCACGGTCGGCCTGGCACAGACGCTGGCCCAGGCACGGGCGCGGGTGCAGACGTCATCGCCCGACGTGCTGATCCTGGATCGCCGACTGCCCGACGGCGATGGCGTGGCGGCGATCCCGGAGCTTCGCGCCCTGCGCCCCAGCATGAACGTGGTGGTCCTGACCGGCGCGAGCTCCGATGACGTGCTCGTCAGGGCGATCGAGGCCGGCGCCGCGGGGTTCCTGTCCAAGACGCGGAGCCTGGCCGAGGTGACCACCGCCGTCCGGGCCGCCGCGCAGGGCGAGGCCAGCATCTCCCCGGAGCTGCTGGCCCGGCTGCTGCCCAGGCTCACCCGCACGGGCGGGGCACAGCCGGCCCTGACCAGGCGCGAGGAGGAGGTGCTGTCCATGCTCGCGCAGGGCCTGTCCAACGCCTCGATCGCCGCCGAGCTCGACGTGAGCGTGAACACCGTGCGCAACCACGTCGCGAACCTGTCGGCCAAGCTGGGCGCACACAGCAAGCTGGAGGCCATGTCCATCGCCATCCAGCGCGGCCTGCTCTCCGGCCCCTGA
- a CDS encoding PAS domain-containing protein, with translation MEQRTWLSAEEGPDVGPQIIFGMDPTGRCTLSLGSGLAALGFRPGEMVGTDLLEFYRDDPLGTEALTRALAGEAFHAEREYIGRRLSLYFEPVFDEDGTLSGALGVATDVTEQRQLEREALAARRRAYHLAELSTVLTREVLDLPALLKVVVRAVTEVAGPAGVLWLRSADGQRLTPAAAWEGGRAERDIASILASEGHDAASYTPEVAAAAALAAPTVLDPDARAKAAAPGGPLGRLAASRTGGAVLRVPLHSRGQLVGLVDVARTEAAGPFRDEDIDLVADIAGRAALAVDNALLLQAHRRAREELVKFQALADASDNLIGISDTAGSLGYLNPRVADMGLAADGEEAWSALATYIGQEHAQEIRAQLETAGRWSGQLPLSVAHQDGGAAERIVDLEVFRLHHPDTSADLGTAWIASDITELRATEAALRLANADLGRFKALVEASPDFIAIAGLDGAVQYVNPGGRALIGLGVDVDVTTTTIADYLTPEGLVASLAVEQPAVVREGHWEGESTLRSHSGGPPIPVAIASFLMRDSRTGEPFALATVQRDITDRLAAEAALHELAEQREALLTRLVDAQDAERVRIAADVHDDTVQACAAVDLRLGLLRRGIRERAPELLEELEGMQASVTGATERLRALLFDLEPPDLSGGLAPALARAAEEVFEGAAVRFTVEGSREPAMPEATRAMAYRIAKEALVNVLKHSRAATVAVRVTGADGGLEVTVHDDGVGPGAAVNGSTPGHRGIAGMQDRATLAGGRCDVGESPQGGTCVTLWLPGPGRQ, from the coding sequence ATGGAACAGCGCACGTGGCTCTCGGCCGAGGAAGGCCCGGACGTCGGCCCGCAGATCATCTTCGGGATGGACCCCACCGGCCGGTGCACCCTGTCACTCGGCTCGGGGCTGGCGGCGCTGGGGTTCCGCCCCGGCGAGATGGTCGGGACGGACCTGCTGGAGTTCTACCGCGACGACCCGCTGGGCACCGAGGCCCTGACCCGGGCACTGGCCGGAGAAGCCTTCCACGCGGAGAGGGAGTACATCGGCCGGCGCCTCTCGCTGTACTTCGAACCGGTCTTTGACGAGGACGGCACGCTCAGCGGAGCGCTCGGGGTCGCCACCGACGTCACCGAGCAACGCCAGCTCGAACGTGAAGCCCTCGCCGCCCGGCGCCGTGCCTACCACCTGGCCGAGCTCTCAACCGTCCTGACCCGCGAGGTCCTGGACCTGCCGGCCTTGCTCAAGGTGGTGGTCCGTGCCGTGACCGAGGTGGCCGGGCCGGCGGGGGTGCTCTGGCTGCGGTCCGCCGACGGTCAGCGGCTCACGCCGGCGGCCGCGTGGGAGGGCGGCCGTGCCGAGCGCGACATCGCCTCCATCCTGGCGAGCGAGGGGCATGACGCGGCGTCGTACACCCCTGAGGTCGCGGCTGCCGCGGCGCTGGCGGCCCCTACCGTGCTCGACCCGGATGCCCGCGCGAAGGCCGCAGCGCCCGGAGGTCCGCTCGGCCGGCTGGCGGCGTCGAGGACCGGAGGGGCCGTGTTGCGCGTGCCGCTGCACTCACGGGGTCAGCTCGTCGGCCTGGTCGACGTCGCCCGCACCGAGGCTGCCGGCCCCTTCCGCGACGAGGACATCGACCTGGTGGCCGACATCGCGGGGCGCGCCGCGCTGGCGGTGGACAACGCCCTGCTGCTCCAGGCCCACCGCCGGGCTCGCGAGGAGCTCGTGAAGTTCCAGGCCCTGGCGGACGCCTCGGACAACCTCATCGGCATCTCCGACACCGCGGGCAGCCTCGGGTACCTCAACCCGCGGGTCGCCGACATGGGGCTCGCCGCCGATGGCGAGGAGGCGTGGTCGGCGTTGGCCACCTACATCGGGCAGGAGCACGCGCAGGAGATCCGGGCTCAGCTGGAAACGGCCGGCCGCTGGTCGGGGCAGCTGCCCCTGAGTGTTGCTCACCAGGACGGCGGCGCTGCCGAGCGCATCGTCGACTTGGAGGTGTTCCGCCTGCACCACCCGGACACGTCAGCGGACCTGGGGACGGCCTGGATCGCCTCGGACATCACCGAGCTGCGCGCCACGGAGGCCGCGCTCCGGCTCGCCAACGCCGACCTCGGCCGGTTCAAGGCGCTCGTCGAGGCCTCGCCGGACTTCATCGCCATCGCTGGCCTGGACGGTGCCGTGCAGTACGTGAACCCGGGCGGACGCGCCCTCATCGGGTTGGGCGTCGACGTCGATGTCACGACGACCACGATCGCGGACTACCTCACGCCCGAGGGCCTGGTCGCCTCGTTGGCGGTGGAGCAGCCGGCCGTCGTCCGCGAGGGCCACTGGGAGGGGGAGTCCACCCTGCGCAGCCACAGCGGTGGCCCCCCGATTCCCGTGGCCATCGCCAGCTTCCTCATGCGTGACTCCCGCACCGGGGAGCCGTTTGCCCTGGCAACCGTGCAACGGGACATCACTGACCGTCTGGCGGCCGAGGCGGCGCTGCATGAGCTGGCCGAGCAGCGCGAGGCGCTGTTGACCCGGCTGGTCGATGCCCAGGATGCCGAGCGGGTCCGCATCGCCGCAGACGTCCACGACGACACGGTGCAGGCGTGCGCGGCGGTGGACCTTCGCCTGGGGCTGCTCCGACGTGGTATCCGGGAGCGGGCGCCGGAGCTCCTCGAGGAGCTGGAGGGCATGCAAGCCAGCGTGACCGGGGCCACCGAGCGGCTGCGGGCCCTGCTGTTCGACCTGGAGCCCCCGGACCTGAGCGGCGGTCTGGCCCCGGCGCTGGCCCGGGCAGCCGAGGAGGTCTTCGAGGGGGCTGCCGTGCGTTTCACCGTCGAGGGGAGCCGGGAGCCGGCCATGCCGGAGGCGACGCGGGCCATGGCCTACCGGATCGCCAAGGAAGCCTTGGTCAACGTGCTCAAGCACTCCCGGGCTGCGACCGTCGCGGTGAGGGTCACCGGCGCCGACGGGGGGCTCGAGGTCACCGTGCACGACGACGGCGTCGGGCCCGGAGCCGCGGTGAACGGGTCCACGCCGGGTCACCGCGGGATCGCCGGCATGCAGGACCGGGCCACCCTGGCCGGCGGCCGGTGCGACGTGGGCGAGAGCCCGCAGGGGGGCACGTGCGTGACCTTGTGGCTTCCCGGCCCCGGCCGGCAGTGA
- a CDS encoding crotonase/enoyl-CoA hydratase family protein: protein MSIRVTRDGAVTTVVLDRPEVRNAVDAEHAEELAAVFQEFDADPGQSVAVLTGAGGTFCSGADLKAVAGGAPLPAAPGDGPGGMGPTRLTLSKPVVAAVEGHAVAGGLELALWCDLRVADPGAVFGVYCRRWGVPLIDGGTVRLPRLVGQSHALDLILTGRSVDAAEALRMGLVNRVAPAGQALAAAQQLARELAALPQTCLRHDRLSTLEQHGMDLEEAIANEWRHGQFALTEETLAGARRFAGGAGRHGAPAG, encoded by the coding sequence GTGAGCATCAGGGTCACCCGCGACGGTGCCGTGACCACGGTCGTCCTCGACCGGCCCGAGGTGCGCAACGCGGTCGACGCCGAGCACGCCGAGGAGCTGGCGGCCGTGTTCCAGGAGTTCGACGCCGACCCGGGTCAGTCGGTGGCCGTGCTCACCGGCGCAGGCGGCACGTTCTGCTCGGGGGCGGACCTCAAGGCCGTCGCCGGGGGCGCGCCGCTGCCCGCCGCGCCGGGGGACGGACCGGGCGGGATGGGGCCGACCCGGCTGACCCTGTCCAAGCCGGTGGTCGCGGCCGTCGAGGGGCACGCGGTGGCCGGAGGCCTCGAGCTCGCGCTGTGGTGCGACCTGCGCGTCGCCGACCCCGGTGCGGTGTTCGGCGTCTACTGCCGGCGCTGGGGCGTGCCCCTCATCGACGGCGGCACCGTCCGCCTCCCCCGGCTGGTCGGGCAGAGCCACGCGCTGGACCTGATCCTCACCGGCCGCAGCGTCGATGCCGCGGAGGCCCTGCGGATGGGGCTGGTCAACCGGGTGGCGCCGGCCGGTCAGGCGCTGGCCGCGGCACAGCAGTTGGCCCGTGAGCTGGCGGCGCTTCCGCAGACCTGCCTGCGGCACGACCGGCTCTCCACCCTGGAGCAGCACGGCATGGACCTGGAGGAGGCGATCGCCAACGAGTGGCGGCACGGCCAGTTCGCCCTCACCGAGGAGACCCTGGCGGGAGCCCGCCGGTTCGCCGGCGGCGCCGGGCGGCACGGCGCCCCCGCCGGCTGA
- a CDS encoding response regulator, whose translation MTTIRVLIADDHPEMLSALVTAVEADARFVVAATATSGEQAARLAAELPLDLALIDVRMPGGGPAAATAIASLPGAPVVVAISAETGVSTVAAMVEAGAVGYLAKGRIGEALPELLARCVHGEVVLATPTGAGALRAVLGARRAEAVDAVTRAAV comes from the coding sequence ATGACCACCATCCGTGTCCTCATCGCCGACGACCACCCGGAGATGCTCTCCGCGCTGGTCACGGCGGTGGAGGCCGATGCCCGCTTCGTGGTGGCGGCCACCGCCACCAGCGGGGAGCAGGCTGCCCGCCTCGCCGCCGAGCTGCCGCTGGACCTGGCCCTGATCGACGTGCGGATGCCGGGCGGCGGTCCGGCTGCGGCCACCGCGATCGCCAGCCTGCCCGGGGCGCCGGTGGTCGTGGCCATCTCGGCCGAGACCGGCGTGAGCACAGTGGCGGCCATGGTGGAGGCCGGGGCAGTCGGATACCTGGCCAAGGGCCGCATCGGGGAGGCCCTGCCGGAGCTGTTGGCGCGCTGTGTCCACGGCGAGGTGGTGCTGGCCACCCCGACCGGAGCGGGTGCCCTGCGCGCGGTGCTGGGCGCCCGCCGCGCCGAGGCGGTCGACGCAGTGACCCGGGCGGCGGTGTGA